A DNA window from Choristoneura fumiferana chromosome 2, NRCan_CFum_1, whole genome shotgun sequence contains the following coding sequences:
- the LOC141445613 gene encoding esterase B1-like, which yields MANKIVLVAYVVLVLVQNTAAISRVVSFDDVLGPVVNTNVGPIRGLRADDGDYSMFMGIPYAEVNSENVFGPALPYPRFESTFDAYDDSAICPQTEEFNHTIVGTLDCLHINIYVPDSATAQNPLPVFVWIYGGLFRIGFAGRFLYGPSFLVRHDVIVVTFNYRVGPYGFMCLDIPEVPGNEGLKDQILALRWIKENIGAFGGDATKVTISGNSAGGMSADFHLHYGKEDLFKRIIPQSGVIAAITVGDGDPTAPLRIADQLNYTPNDVKDALSYLSTVNPHDVIAAAEEAGVTFSPCIEKEFTNANNYVTVHPLNLEVPRVKDIDVLIGFNNDEMYAVHSSMPDAVFAASDFVLSSINGRFDFGENEERLTQMREIVTHFYFGDEDITAELRQQVTDMASDFGFNHGTLRAVKKYLDNDVENMYLYVLSYSGERNFVKHRVNLTGGGAAHADELGYLFDISYMEKPLTPDDQLIVDRMTYLWANFAKYGNPTPAVSELVPIEWPRVTKEKWHYIDINTELEISTRPFRDRMAFLDLFFKKNEQFQRGYEPEQEPSSAQNVVLNISFPLLLALKYFL from the exons ATGGCGAACAAGATTGTTTTAGTTGCTTATGTTGTTTTAGTGCTTGTACAGAATACTGCAGCAATCTCAAGAGTGGTTTCATTTGATGATGTATTAGGACCTGTAGTGAATACTAACGTTGGACCCATACGGGGGCTAAGAGCTGACGATGGGGATTATTCTATGTTTATGGGAATACCATATGCAGAAGTGAACAGCGAAAATGTTTTTGGG CCTGCATTGCCGTATCCAAGATTTGAAAGTACTTTCGACGCATATGATGATTCGGCAATATGCCCTCAAACTGAAGAATTTAACCACACCATAGTCGGTACCTTAGACTGCTTGCATATCAACATATATGTACCAGACAGTGCCACCGCTCAAAATCCATTACCTGTGTTTGTTTGGATTTATGGAGGCTTATTCAGAATCGGGTTCGCTGGGAGATTCTTGTACGGACCCAGTTTTTTGGTGAGACATGATGTCATTGTTGTCACTTTTAACTACAGAGTTGGTCCATATGGCTTCATGTGTCTTGATATTCCTGAAGTACCCGGTAACGAAGGTCTTAAAGATCAAATCTTGGCATTGAGATGGATCAAGGAAAATATTGGAGCATTTGGTGGAGATGCGACAAAAGTTACAATAAGCGGCAACAGTGCAGGTGGTATGTCTGCGGATTTCCATTTACACTACGGAAAGGAAGATCTTTTCAAAAGAATTATTCCTCAAAGTGGTGTAATTGCAGCAATCACAGTAGGAGATGGCGATCCTACAGCACCTCTAAGAATAGCTGACCAATTAAATTACACACCAAATGACGTTAAAGATGCTCTATCGTATTTGAGTACAGTTAATCCACATGACGTCATTGCTGCAGCCGAGGAAGCAGGTGTAACTTTTTCTCCTTGTATTGAAAAAGAATTCACTAACGCTAATAATTATGTGACCGTACACCCGCTTAATTTGGAAGTACCAAGAGTAAAAGATATTGATGTTTTAATCGGTTTTAATAATGACGAAATGTATGCCGTTCATTCTTCTATGCCCGATGCTGTTTTTGCTGCGTCAGATTTTGTACTCAGCTCTATAAATGGTAGATTTGACTTTGGGGAAAATGAAGAACGGTTAACTCAAATGAGGGAAATTGTGACACACTTCTACTTCGGTGACGAAGATATTACTGCAGAGCTGAGACAACAAGTAACAGATATGGCTTCTGATTTTGGCTTTAATCACGGCACATTAAGAGCTGTCAAGAAATATTTGGATAATGATGTTGAAAACATGTATCTATACGTTCTTTCATACTCCGGTGAAAGAAATTTTGTCAAACACAGGGTCAATCTGACGGGTGGTGGGGCAGCACACGCAGACGAACTTGGTTATTTGTTTGACATTTCGTACATGGAAAAACCATTGACTCCCGACGATCAGCTCATCGTCGACAGAATGACTTACTTGTGGGCCAATTTTGCTAAATACGG GAACCCAACACCTGCAGTATCAGAACTGGTCCCAATCGAGTGGCCGCGAGTGACAAAGGAGAAATGGCACTACATAGATATAAACACAGAATTGGAAATATCCACCAGGCCCTTCCGCGATCGTATGGCCTTCCTTGATCTTTTTTTCAAGAAGAATGAGCAATTTCAGCGAGGCTACGAACCAGAACAGGAACCATCCTCTGCTCAAAACGTCGTTTTAAACATAAGCTTTCCTTTGTTGCttgctttaaaatattttctgtga